In Clostridium novyi, one genomic interval encodes:
- a CDS encoding ribbon-helix-helix domain-containing protein, giving the protein MTSKNRNEIINIRVESELKEKVSKIAFKNGTNLSELIRRFLEEYIKAHCGDKEN; this is encoded by the coding sequence GTGACTTCAAAAAATAGAAATGAAATTATAAATATAAGAGTTGAAAGTGAACTTAAAGAAAAAGTTAGTAAAATAGCTTTTAAAAATGGTACAAATTTATCAGAACTTATAAGGAGATTTTTAGAAGAATATATAAAAGCTCATTGTGGGGATAAAGAAAACTAA
- a CDS encoding ParA family protein codes for MGKVITVYNQKGGVTKTSFVLNVGAILANNGYKTLVVDLDMQANLTAGIGLLEYDYTSFDILTDKKFDINKAIYETKYENLSIIPSNIELSKADTILNTTIGREVLLRRRLEVIKDNYDFIVVDTGPTLNLLAVNALTAADYLIIPLIPQYFSIIGLKDIMNTYEEVRDNLNEDLQLLGIALSMLDKRVKIGMETKKLLDDNFKGIVFETNISTDTQVIYSQDGRTPLIHFNKNSKALNDYINLTDEILRRLNNGK; via the coding sequence ATGGGAAAAGTTATTACGGTTTATAATCAAAAAGGTGGGGTAACTAAAACAAGTTTTGTGTTGAATGTTGGAGCTATTCTTGCAAATAATGGATATAAAACTTTAGTTGTTGATCTTGATATGCAGGCAAATTTAACAGCAGGCATTGGACTGCTTGAGTATGATTATACATCCTTTGATATTTTAACTGATAAAAAGTTTGATATAAATAAGGCCATATATGAAACTAAATATGAGAATCTTTCTATAATTCCATCTAACATAGAACTTAGCAAAGCAGATACTATATTAAATACAACCATCGGAAGAGAAGTGCTTTTAAGACGAAGACTTGAAGTTATAAAGGATAATTATGATTTTATAGTTGTAGATACTGGCCCTACATTAAACTTGCTTGCAGTAAATGCACTAACAGCAGCAGATTATTTAATAATACCTTTAATACCTCAATATTTTAGTATTATTGGATTAAAGGATATAATGAATACTTATGAAGAAGTTAGAGATAATTTAAATGAAGATTTACAACTTCTTGGTATTGCATTATCTATGCTTGATAAAAGAGTTAAAATTGGAATGGAAACTAAAAAGCTTTTAGATGATAATTTTAAAGGCATTGTTTTTGAAACAAATATAAGTACTGACACACAAGTTATATATTCACAAGATGGAAGAACACCATTAATACATTTTAATAAAAATAGTAAAGCTTTAAATGATT